A stretch of DNA from Candidatus Neptunochlamydia vexilliferae:
GAGGGAGATGTTTTGGAGGTTTTTTGTGTTTTTTTTGAGATGGGTATAGAGGGGTTTTAAGATGAGGAGGTGTGCTCTGAGAAGGAGCTGCTGCTCTTTTTGGGTGAGGGTTTGGAATTTTAGGGTCTCTTTTTGTTCTCCAGCTTTTAGGTGGGACTGTACGCGGAGTCGGTAGAGGTTGGTAAGGGTTTGTTTGATGAGTTCTGTGCTGGGAGGATCGAAAACTCTTTTGGAGATTAAGTCGTTCAAAATATCAAGGGTGTTTTTTTCTTGGCAGTTGAAGTGGAGGGCAAGGTCGTTGAGCAAGTGGTAGAGGGGTTGGATGAATTGCTCTTTGAGGTTGACTTCAAAGAGGAGTCCTCCTTCCCAGGCTTCGGTGTAGTCTTGAAGACGTTTTGTAATGAGTTTTTGTGCCCGTCTTTCTCGTAGGACTTTGTCGTTTAAGGTCTTTATGATCTCTTCGTTTAATGCTTTAGAAAGGGTATCGGTAGAAGCTCCTATTGAGATGCTTTTTAAGAGGGTGTTTTTAAGGCTATTGGGGGCGTAATAACGGTCCTGATCGACGGGGCGGAGGTGTTGTCCCATTTTTTTGGGGGTGCGGATGAATTCTGAGGTGACTCCGGGGGGATCGAGGTGAAAGCCTGATTTGTTTTTCTCGCCTAGGGTGGTGAAGATGATGTTTGAGGAGGCGGTTTCTCCCAAGCTGGTGATTTGGAGGTGGAGGAAGTTGTTCAGGATTTGGAAATAGGGGAGGTGTTTTTCGTCTTCGATGAGGATGAAATATTCGAGGTCGGAGTAGGGGCACATTTCTGAGCGGGAGAGGGAGCCCATGGCGCGGATGTCGTAGTGGCAGGGGGGCTGTCCGAGGATGGCGCAGGCATCCTCAAGGAAGGGGGTGAAGAAGCGGTGGAAGGCTGTGATGATTGCTTTTTGGAAGTCTCCAATTTTAGGAGAGGATTGGGCAAAGGTTTGGCGGAAGGTTTGGAGGGCAGTCCGGTACTTTTCTGTGAGTGGGATCGATTGCGCTGGGAAGGGGGCATCGACCAGCTGGCTAATTTGACCTGCGAAGGGGCCAAATGTCTTGATTTTATTGTCTTTGAGGGAGGCTTGAACGGAGCGGGCTTGTTTATGAAGCTCTTTGATCAGGGGGTGGTGCTCTTTTTGGGCACAGTAGTTTTTGAGCTTAAAGATCCCGTCAAGGATGCGTTGGTACTTTTTGGTGTCTCCTCGGTTTTTGGCACTTTCTAAGCTGTTTCCGATCGCTCCTTCTTTTATAGTTCCTTCAACCACCCTGATCAAAATATTGGAGGCTTCTTGGTGGAGTAAGGGAAGGTATTTTGGATGGGAACGGCTCGCGATATTGAGCGCTTGGGCGTAGTGGCTCATCGCAAGGGTCCAAAGTTGAAGGTTCTTTTGGGGGGCAAGCTCGAGCTGCTTTTTTCCACAGGCTTGGGCGAGGAGGAGCTGCTCTTCGCTCAGGGATGGGGAGTGTTCTAAAAGCAACCGAAAGGATTGGTAGAGCTT
This window harbors:
- a CDS encoding putative nucleotidyltransferase substrate binding domain-containing protein, which codes for MSISSSSSSSSSNSSPFLQRIQKNITQKEYQDGVENIQLALQDLSKTSLSDTKALYRIVLDLIPKLDRERFDKLYQSFRLLLEHSPSLSEEQLLLAQACGKKQLELAPQKNLQLWTLAMSHYAQALNIASRSHPKYLPLLHQEASNILIRVVEGTIKEGAIGNSLESAKNRGDTKKYQRILDGIFKLKNYCAQKEHHPLIKELHKQARSVQASLKDNKIKTFGPFAGQISQLVDAPFPAQSIPLTEKYRTALQTFRQTFAQSSPKIGDFQKAIITAFHRFFTPFLEDACAILGQPPCHYDIRAMGSLSRSEMCPYSDLEYFILIEDEKHLPYFQILNNFLHLQITSLGETASSNIIFTTLGEKNKSGFHLDPPGVTSEFIRTPKKMGQHLRPVDQDRYYAPNSLKNTLLKSISIGASTDTLSKALNEEIIKTLNDKVLRERRAQKLITKRLQDYTEAWEGGLLFEVNLKEQFIQPLYHLLNDLALHFNCQEKNTLDILNDLISKRVFDPPSTELIKQTLTNLYRLRVQSHLKAGEQKETLKFQTLTQKEQQLLLRAHLLILKPLYTHLKKNTKNLQNISLLDLSFKELLKTANRPNPKLTNICQATKHIEVFVDYLITTKASEKIHQKHYEKLNREALRTVYLDTLLKHKRKGPIRELSLIPSLDGTRQSNLRKEKAFQASLKKLTQQPPTPIK